Genomic window (Acidobacteriota bacterium):
GCGTCCCCAGGGCATGCCTTGGCGTACAAATACGTCGCGCCACAAGCCGAGTTCGCTTTCACGAACGGGACGCACGGGCCGGAGAGCGGCTGCCACGCTGCTCCAAAATGCGCGCCGACGAGGTTCCAGTTCCAGCAGTAGGTTCAAGGAATTCCTTTCGAGGTCCCAGGCCCGTTCCAAAATCCGCTACTCAGCGAACTCCTTCGGGTGGCAGTCCCGAAAGGCGGGATCCGAAGCGGCTTTCCGCAATCGCTCCGGACGGCTATTCTGTAGCAAGATTATAGCCGACGCGACCTGCCCCAATCGACTAGGTTGGACAGCGAATCGGCATCTTAGTGAGCAGGAGTTTGGTGACAAGATGCTTCGTCATTCATCACAACTGATTTGTTTTGTTATCTTTGCCATTCTCACGAGTGCCGCGCAGAATAGCAAGCCGGCTCCGGTCCAGCCAGGAGCGGAATATTCCGGCATGTACTACTTCCTGCGGGACGGAGAGTTTGTGCAAATCACGGTCGAAGACGAGGGCAATGTCACGGGCTTCGTATCGCGGATTGGCGACAGCGACACCGATCGCGGTGCGATTCTCGACCACTTCTTCAAGCAGGGCAAACTCGATGGACAAAAGCTCACCTTCTCCACGAAACCAGTGCACGGAGTCTGGTTCGAGTTTCGCGGAACCGTGGAGCGAGGCGACGGGAAGAACGCTGGCGACGAAGCCTACTACGTCCTCAAGGGCACGCTCACCGAGAACCTGACGGATGAAGCCAAAAAGACTACTTCGCATTCACGTGAAGTTGGATTGAAAAGCTTTCCGCAGGATATGGCACCGGAAGTGCCCACGAAGAAATAGATACTAGTTTCGGTGAGACGCTAGAATGCGCTGCCGCCACCGCCGCCGAAGCCGCCGCCGGAGAATCCCCCACCCCCGCCACCGCTGAATCCTGAACCTGAAGAACTCGATCGCGGAGCAGACACGAAGACCTGGTGCATATCGGACGCCATGCTGTGCATGGAACTCGAGAAGAAGATTGGATTGAATCCGGAATAGGGCGTCGATCCAACGTACCAGTTGGGCGGGTCCTTGATGATTCCGGCAAAGGCTTGCGCCCAGTGCTGTTCGACTCCCAGGGCCATCGCGTACGCCAGATATTTTTCGAACGTGTCAGGAGGCAAGCGTTTAATGCGATCGGCGTCGACGCGATTCATGAATTCCTGGAAGCCGAGAACCGCGACTACCGTGCGCGCTCCTAGCACCGTCTTCGCAGTCATCTCGCGCGCAAACAACCACCATACCCCAGCTGAAATCAGTCCAACTCCAATCAAGAGCGGGACGGAATTGAAGAGATTCATCCATCCCAGATATTGCAGGCCGGCGATGAGAAGACCGATCACGACCACGGCGACGATACTGTATCCGTTAGCGGAACCTGGATCGAGCATGTACATGCCCTTGGTCTTCAGCGCCGCCATGATGTCCTGCTGGATGATCGGAATGGCGGTGTAGAAACGGTTCTTCAATTCCGAGAGTCGCGTCTCGCTGCCGCCGGCGAAAACATTCTCCAGCATCACGCGCTCGTGCGGACACACATCGCTGCCCCACTGTTCGCGCGGCTTCAAGAGGTGAAACAGATAGTCCTTCTTCTTGAAAACCAGGAAGGTATCGACTTTCTCCTCGATCTTGATATATCCGCGCACGGCAAGATCCACGATCGTCGATGTAATGTCGCGTGGATCGGTGGAGTCGTCAATCAGCGTTCCTACTTCAGCAGGCGTGAATCCTTTCGGCGGCTCGTAGAGTGGAGCGACGGAGACGCCCGGATCTGGATCTTTCCCCACCGTGTGCCACAGCCCAAACATCACGGCGAAAGTGAGAAACGGTAAGAAGACGATCGGGTTGCTTCCGAGAAACCAGAAAAACTTCGTCAAGGCGCTGGTTTCTTTGAGAATTCCTTTCGGAATGAAGATATCGATGGTCATTCCCTCCCGCATGGAGAGAGGGTTGTTTGTTTCAAAAGTCGCGTCGGCGCCTCTTACTTCAGAGGTCGCACCCCGCTCCGCGGATCCGTACAACCCTGTAAAGGCTTGCGCCCGTAGCCCGTTCGCGGCGCCATCCGGAAACGTAACAAATGCGGACGCGTGGTCAATCGGAACCGGCCAATCGTTGCCGGTTACGTTCCAGTAAAACTCATCGTGATCATCAAACGCGCGGATGCCGTTGCGGACGAGGTAGTCGATGTTGACCACTCGGGTCGCGTCTTCCGCGCCGGGAATAAAGATCTTTAAGTCGCGGAAGTCGCCCGATTTACTCGAGTCATATTTCAGCTTGGAGCCATCTTCGCTGGTCACACTTTTGACGTCGAGAAAAAGCGTGTAGTTCGTTCCGTGCGGACCGGGGTATTCGACGGGAATGGTGCGATGGATGCCGTGCCACTGGCCCACAAAGACCAGAGTGATTTTTTCGCTGATCAGGGCGCTGCCATCCGCGCTGATCGAGATCGTGTCTTTGAAATCGGCGATGCGCCAGTTGCGGGACTGTGCTGCACTGATACTCGGGACACTGCCGAGCATCAGCACGCACAAAATCTTCACCACAGAGGACACGGCGGACGCAAAGAAAGTCCTAGAGCTGTGTCTTCTTTGTGACATTTTAGAATTTCACCGCGACTGGCTCCCGGTCCGCGGCCGCTGTTTCGAAGAATTGTTTCTGCTGGAATCCAAACATTCCCGCCAGAATATTGGTGGGGAAGGACTGGATTTTCGTGTTCAGGTCGCGCACGACCGCGTTGTAGTAGCGCCGCGAATTCTGAATCGCGTCTTCGATCTCGCTGAGCGAGTTCTGGAGTTGCGTGAATTCCTGTGCCGCCTGCAACTGCGGATAGTTTTCCGCCACCGCGAAAAGGCTCTTCAGAGCGCCGGTAAGCTGATTCTCCGCCGCCGCTTTGTCGGCTGGCCCGGTGGCCTGCATCGCCATGGAGCGGTATTTCGCGATGTTTTCGAAGGTCCCTTTTTCGTGCGTTGCATATCCCTTTACGGTTTCGACCAGATTGGGAATCAGGTCATGGCGCCGCTTCAGTTGCACATCAATGTCAGACCAGGCGGAGTCCGAGCGCACGCGCAACTGGACCAGACTGTTGTACATCCCGATGAGAAAAAAGCCGAAGAGAACTAGGACGCCGAGAACGATCCAGACCATGGAAATTTCACCTCGATGCGGATTCAAGGGGACGGTAGCATATGGGCCGGGCGGACGCAATGGAGGCCTTGATGCTGGTACTTCGGCGGACGTTCGAAGCCAGGCATTTTTCGCACAGTCGGACCAAGGGCGCGCGAACGACATCGTTTCAAGAATTTCCCGCGGCAGCCGCAAGAAGTTGCGCACTTCCTATTTCCCAGAAACATGGCTCTCCGCGCCGTTTTTCTTGACATCCGGCGGGAGCATCAACGACACTCGATGCCATATTTGAGAGTTCCCTCCACCCGTCTTGGACTCTCCCAATTCAGGCCGTAGACGAAGGAATCCTGATGACTTTGCGATCGACTGCTTTCTCCCTGCTCGTTGCTCTTTGCCTGTCGTGCTGTGCCTTTGCGCAGGTGGCTGTACTAACTCAGCATAACGACAACTATCGCACTGGCCAGAACACGGGCGAGACCATACTCACGCCCGCGAACGTGACAACTGCGAAGTTCGGAAAACTGTTCTCGCAAACAGTGGATGGTTACGTCTACGCGCAGCCGTTGGTCGTGCCGAACGTGAATATCCCGGGCAAGGGCACTCACAATGTGGTTTATGTCGCCACCGAGCACGACACCCTGTACGCATTCGATGCCGACAACAAGACAGGCGGCAATGCGTCCCCTTTGTGGCAGGTGAGCTTTCTCAACCCGGGGGCAGGAATTGGCGTCGTCACCAGCGGTGATGTCGGCTGCAATGACTTGGTCCCTGAAATCGGGATTACCGGCACTCCCGCAATCGATCTCTCCACGCAAACCTTGTACCTCGTGACGAAGACCAAGGACAACGGACAGTTCGTCCACAAAGTGCACGCGATCGACATCACCACTGGCGCGGAGAAATTCGGCGGGCCCGTTGCGGTGCAGGCGACATTAAAAGGTGTTGCGTTTGAACCGCACCGCGAAGCGCAACGCGCCGCACTCCTGGTACAGAACGGCGTCGTGTACATTGCGTGGGCGTCGCATTGCGACATCGGCCCTTACCATGGATGGGTGATGGCCTATGACGCGCAAACGCTCCAGCAAAAAAGCGTCTGGAACTCCACTCCGACGGGCGGACTAGGCGGATTCTGGCAGGCGGGCGCCGGGATTGCAGCAGATTCACGCGACTTGCTCTACCTTTCCAGCGGCAATGGAGACTTTGACAAGAATTTTGGCGGCAGCAACTACGGCGACACCATCGTCAAGCTTGGGTTTAACAAGGCGGGTAAGCTGATCGCCAAAGACTATTTCACTCCGCATGATCAGAAATTCCTGCAAGACACTGACACCGACCTCGGTTCCGGAGGCGTGCTCCTGATCCCGGATCGCCCGAAGAAGAAACCTTTGCTTGTGCAGGTCGGAAAAGAGGGAACGGTCTACGTGACCAACCGCAATCGCATGGGAAAATTCAATCCCAACGACGATAGCCAGATCATCCAGAATCTACCGGGCGCGGTGGGTGGAATGTGGGGTATGCCGGCATTCTGGAACAACAATGTCTATTTTGGCGGAGTGGGCGATAACTTGAAAGCGTTCAGTTTCGATCCGGTAGCCGGATTGCTTTCGACAACGCCGACTTCCAATACGGGCACGTTCTTCAACTATCCGGGGACAACGCCTTCGATCTCAGCGAATGGCACAACGAACGGAATCGTGTGGGCCCTGCAGACCGATCACGCTCCGGAAGTGCTGCATGCGTACGATGCCACGAACCTGAGTACGGAACTCTATAACTCGAGCCAAAATCAGACGCGAGACAATCCCGGGACTTCCGTAAAGTTCGTGGTGCCGACCGTTGCCAACGGCAAGGTCTACGTCCCAGCGCAGAAACTGCTGAGCGTGTTCGGCCTTTTGTAGATTGACAAGAGCGCGATTGCGAACCGGATTACTGGCGTGGAGCGTAGTATCCGCGACGGGCGCGGACTTGCAGGTCTTTCTTGTTGACTGCAGTAATTTCAATCGAGCGGTAGCGGCCATCCGCGTCGAAATCGGACGGCTTGTAGGAGACTGCGTACTGGCTGCGGAGTTCGTCTTCGATCGCTGCAAAGGAGTGGGTGATGTCCTTCATCTTGAACGGGAAGAAGGCGCGTCCGCCGGTCGCTGACGCGATGTCTTCCAGCACTTTGTCTCCCCGCAGGATCAAGCCGCTGTCGTCGGTAGAAATCGCGTAAATCAATACTTCAGAGCGCTGCGCCATTTCGATCGCCTGGGCTCGCGTCACTTCACTCTGATTGTCCTCGCCATCGCTGACGACGATGATCGCCTTGCGAATCGGATGGTCCGCACGCTCGTGCAGCTTTTCCTGGCAGGCTTTGTAGATGGCGTCATAAAGAGCAGTCCCGCCGCTGCCCCGGAGTTCTTGAACACCGGTGGATAGCAGGGCCACATCGTCGGTGAAATCCTGAGTCATGTGGCTGTTCTTGTTGAACCCTACGACGAACGCCTGATCGTAGCCTTTGCGAAGGACGTGTCTCAGAAAACCGGTAGCGGCTTCTTTCTCAAAATCAAATCGTCCGTGAACGGACGCGCTCATATCTACCAGGAGCCCCATGCGCAGGGGAAGATCAGTCTCACGCCGAAAGTTCGAGATGGACTGCACCGGCTTGTGATCATCGAGAATCGCAAAATCAGCCTGGTTCAAATTGCGTACGAATTTGCCGTGGCGGTCGGTCGCGATAAACAGGACGTTGACTTCATCCACACGCTTCTTAATGGTCAGGATTGGTTCGTCGGCGCCATCGACTCCGCCGTCGGTGGTCATCGCTGCGGTATAAGCGGTATAAGTGGACGCAGCCGCAAGTGCGGGAACCGCAGGAACGCTACTTTGCCCCATGGCGGACGCGCAAGTGATCAGCGCCGCGGTAATGACCAGCCCGAACTGTTCGAACTTCTTCATTCTGGGTACTGCCCTGCTTCCTGAAGCGTGTGGGACACGCTTCATATCGTTCGATGCACGCCAGGGGCCGAAGACCCTCAAAACAGCGTTGGACCGACTCTAGGCTGTATAGGGGCGCGAGTCCAAGTTACAAAAGGAGTACGCGCCCGGTGTGGACTTTAAACATAGCCCATTCAATGAGTTGGGAACCGCCAATTCACGGTAAAATCCCCTGCGAGGTTTTTCCACAGAGGTGGGCCCTCGAAGACCGGTGCGCAGCACCCGAACGTGGCGTAAGGTTCCATATATTCCCAGGATATTTTTCCTGGTTTGGGAGATTCCATGAAAAAAGTGCTGACTGCTCTTCTCTCGATTTTTGTTGTGGTTTTGCCGCTGGCTGCCGACAGCGAAAAGGAAACGGACAGGGTCGAAGAGTCCGGACAGGTAATGAAAGAGATTGTCGATATCCCCGACAACATTCCCAAAGATCTGCTCGACCGTGCCGAGTGCGTCATCGTTTTGCCGTCTGTAAAAAAACTTGCCATCGGAATCGGCGGCAGCTACGGCCGCGGAGTAATGACCTGCCGCACGGGACAGCACTTCACGGGCTCGTGGAGCGCACCCGCACTGTATGCGCTCGAAGGCGGCAACATCGGATTTCAGCTGGGAGGGCAGGCGACTGATTTTGTTTTGCTGGTCATGAATCCACGGGGCGCGTCCAGCCTGATGGGGAGCAAAGTGAAGCTGGGAGCAGACGCAGCAGCAGCAGCTGGACCGAAGGGCCGAGCAGCCACTGGTGCAACCGATGTCGTGATGCGGGCGGAAATTCTCTCCTATTCCCGTTCGCGCGGTTTGTTCGCGGGCGTTTCGCTGGAAGGTTCCACGCTGCGTCCTGACAACCGTGCGAACGAAAAGCTATATGGCAAGAAAGCCAGCGCCCGTGAGATTGTGAGGCTCGGTAAAGTCGGTGTTCCCGCTTCAGCGAAGGAACTGCTCTCGGTGCTCAACACACACTCGCCCAGGAACAAGTCGGAACCGAAGTCGCTGAAATAGGCTCGCAATCAGCCGGTGCCCCGGGAGGATGGCTATGTATTTCGAACAGTTCTATCTCACTTGCCTGGCCCATGCTTCGTACATGATCGGGTCGCAAGGCGAGGCGGCGGTGATCGATCCGCAGCGCGATGTCGATATTTATCTGGAAGCCGCGGAGGAGCAAGGACTCAAGATCCGCCACATTTTCGAAACCCATCTGCACGCCGATTTCGTATCCGGCCACAAAGAACTGGCGGCGCGAACCGGCGCAAAAATCTACATCGGAGTGCAGGCCAATGCTGGGTTCCCGCACACTCCTCTTCGCGATGGTTCCGAAGTAAAGATGGGAGCAATCCGGATTCGCACTCTGGAAACACCCGGCCACACCTCCGAGAGTATTTGCCTGGTCGTTACGGACACAGAGAATTCTGCTGAACCGTGGGGAGTTCTGACCGGTGACACGCTCTTCATCGGAGATGTTGGCCGTCCCGATTTATCGCCGCAACACTCGCCCCAAGAACTTGCGGGATTGCTCTATGACAGCCTGCATCAGAAAGTGCTGCGACTGCCGGATGCAACCCTGGTATACCCCGCTCACGGGGCCGGGTCGCTGTGCGGACGCAGCATGCGCGCGGAACGTTCCTCCACGATTGGCACCGAGCGCCTGACGAACTACGCGCTGCAGATTGGAAGCCGCGAGGAATTTGTTCAGCAACTCACCTCGAATCTTCCGGTTCGTCCCGGATACTTCCTCCAAGATGCCGAGATCAATCGCTCGGGAGCGGAGGCGCTCACAAACCGCCCGCCCCTCCCGGAATTTACCCCGGCGGAATTGCAGACTCTGCTGATCGACAAGGCGAACATCGTCGATGTGCGCCCGCCTGAACAGTTCGCCGCCGGGCACATCGCTGGCTCCATCAACATCGCTCTGTCCGGTCAGTTCGCTACCTGGGCGGGCACGATTCTCGGCCTTGGATCGAAACCAGTGCTGGTTGCGGAAACCGATGCCCAGATTGAGGAAGCCGCCCTGCGGATGTCCCGTGTCGGCATTGAAGATGTACACGGCTATCTGTCAGGAGAGATTTCCGCATGGCAGAAGGCTGGCCTTCCGCTGGCCGTGACAGCGCAGATCTCGGCCGAGGATTTGGATAAGAAGTTGCGCGCGAAAGAAGTTCAAGTGCTGGATGTTCGCCGCGCCAACGAGTGGCAAGCAGGCCACATCGAGCAGGCGGCAAATCTCGCTCTCGACGATTTTCCGCACGGGCTACCCGAGGTGCAGGACAGCCAACCGCTCGCGGTTCACTGCAAGGGGGGCTACCGGAGCATGATTGCGTGCAGTCTGCTGGAGCGCGCCGGGCATCACAATGTCCTCAATGTAGTCGGCGGCTATGACGCATGGCACGCCGCAGGGCTACCTGAGGTCAGCGGACAACTGGTCAAAGCATAGCTGGGTCCGAGTGTTCTACCAGAACGAATGACTCGTTACGTCGGCCACAGATCGCTCTGCACCTTGCGTCGGATTGTAATTGCTATCGTCATCGGGATTTCCGTGACCACATCTGCTCAAGTCTATCCTGAAAAAATCGATGCGCTTTTCTCGCAGTTTTCCCACCAACGTGAGCCCGGCTGCGCGGTGCTGGTGATCAAGGAT
Coding sequences:
- a CDS encoding DUF2207 domain-containing protein, which produces MSSVVKILCVLMLGSVPSISAAQSRNWRIADFKDTISISADGSALISEKITLVFVGQWHGIHRTIPVEYPGPHGTNYTLFLDVKSVTSEDGSKLKYDSSKSGDFRDLKIFIPGAEDATRVVNIDYLVRNGIRAFDDHDEFYWNVTGNDWPVPIDHASAFVTFPDGAANGLRAQAFTGLYGSAERGATSEVRGADATFETNNPLSMREGMTIDIFIPKGILKETSALTKFFWFLGSNPIVFLPFLTFAVMFGLWHTVGKDPDPGVSVAPLYEPPKGFTPAEVGTLIDDSTDPRDITSTIVDLAVRGYIKIEEKVDTFLVFKKKDYLFHLLKPREQWGSDVCPHERVMLENVFAGGSETRLSELKNRFYTAIPIIQQDIMAALKTKGMYMLDPGSANGYSIVAVVVIGLLIAGLQYLGWMNLFNSVPLLIGVGLISAGVWWLFAREMTAKTVLGARTVVAVLGFQEFMNRVDADRIKRLPPDTFEKYLAYAMALGVEQHWAQAFAGIIKDPPNWYVGSTPYSGFNPIFFSSSMHSMASDMHQVFVSAPRSSSSGSGFSGGGGGGFSGGGFGGGGGSAF
- a CDS encoding LemA family protein; translated protein: MVWIVLGVLVLFGFFLIGMYNSLVQLRVRSDSAWSDIDVQLKRRHDLIPNLVETVKGYATHEKGTFENIAKYRSMAMQATGPADKAAAENQLTGALKSLFAVAENYPQLQAAQEFTQLQNSLSEIEDAIQNSRRYYNAVVRDLNTKIQSFPTNILAGMFGFQQKQFFETAAADREPVAVKF
- a CDS encoding PQQ-binding-like beta-propeller repeat protein — translated: MTLRSTAFSLLVALCLSCCAFAQVAVLTQHNDNYRTGQNTGETILTPANVTTAKFGKLFSQTVDGYVYAQPLVVPNVNIPGKGTHNVVYVATEHDTLYAFDADNKTGGNASPLWQVSFLNPGAGIGVVTSGDVGCNDLVPEIGITGTPAIDLSTQTLYLVTKTKDNGQFVHKVHAIDITTGAEKFGGPVAVQATLKGVAFEPHREAQRAALLVQNGVVYIAWASHCDIGPYHGWVMAYDAQTLQQKSVWNSTPTGGLGGFWQAGAGIAADSRDLLYLSSGNGDFDKNFGGSNYGDTIVKLGFNKAGKLIAKDYFTPHDQKFLQDTDTDLGSGGVLLIPDRPKKKPLLVQVGKEGTVYVTNRNRMGKFNPNDDSQIIQNLPGAVGGMWGMPAFWNNNVYFGGVGDNLKAFSFDPVAGLLSTTPTSNTGTFFNYPGTTPSISANGTTNGIVWALQTDHAPEVLHAYDATNLSTELYNSSQNQTRDNPGTSVKFVVPTVANGKVYVPAQKLLSVFGLL
- a CDS encoding VWA domain-containing protein — its product is MKRVPHASGSRAVPRMKKFEQFGLVITAALITCASAMGQSSVPAVPALAAASTYTAYTAAMTTDGGVDGADEPILTIKKRVDEVNVLFIATDRHGKFVRNLNQADFAILDDHKPVQSISNFRRETDLPLRMGLLVDMSASVHGRFDFEKEAATGFLRHVLRKGYDQAFVVGFNKNSHMTQDFTDDVALLSTGVQELRGSGGTALYDAIYKACQEKLHERADHPIRKAIIVVSDGEDNQSEVTRAQAIEMAQRSEVLIYAISTDDSGLILRGDKVLEDIASATGGRAFFPFKMKDITHSFAAIEDELRSQYAVSYKPSDFDADGRYRSIEITAVNKKDLQVRARRGYYAPRQ
- a CDS encoding lipid-binding SYLF domain-containing protein, giving the protein MKKVLTALLSIFVVVLPLAADSEKETDRVEESGQVMKEIVDIPDNIPKDLLDRAECVIVLPSVKKLAIGIGGSYGRGVMTCRTGQHFTGSWSAPALYALEGGNIGFQLGGQATDFVLLVMNPRGASSLMGSKVKLGADAAAAAGPKGRAATGATDVVMRAEILSYSRSRGLFAGVSLEGSTLRPDNRANEKLYGKKASAREIVRLGKVGVPASAKELLSVLNTHSPRNKSEPKSLK
- a CDS encoding MBL fold metallo-hydrolase, translating into MYFEQFYLTCLAHASYMIGSQGEAAVIDPQRDVDIYLEAAEEQGLKIRHIFETHLHADFVSGHKELAARTGAKIYIGVQANAGFPHTPLRDGSEVKMGAIRIRTLETPGHTSESICLVVTDTENSAEPWGVLTGDTLFIGDVGRPDLSPQHSPQELAGLLYDSLHQKVLRLPDATLVYPAHGAGSLCGRSMRAERSSTIGTERLTNYALQIGSREEFVQQLTSNLPVRPGYFLQDAEINRSGAEALTNRPPLPEFTPAELQTLLIDKANIVDVRPPEQFAAGHIAGSINIALSGQFATWAGTILGLGSKPVLVAETDAQIEEAALRMSRVGIEDVHGYLSGEISAWQKAGLPLAVTAQISAEDLDKKLRAKEVQVLDVRRANEWQAGHIEQAANLALDDFPHGLPEVQDSQPLAVHCKGGYRSMIACSLLERAGHHNVLNVVGGYDAWHAAGLPEVSGQLVKA